The following proteins come from a genomic window of Gemmatimonadaceae bacterium:
- a CDS encoding homoserine O-succinyltransferase, translating to MPLVAHSSLPSFDDLRHAGHEVLSLDGALHQDIRELHIGLLNMMPDAALRVTERQFLRMVGNSNKIVQMYVHLFTVPGIERNAETRAYIDRHYTTFDALRTEGLDALIITGANVANPALDEEPFWQPLEDVVEWASEHVTSVLCSCLATHSLLKHLHGIDRVLLPAKRWGVYDHRVTRPGHPLLRDVNTRFNVPHSRNNDIDRSQFERAGLTVLAESADGGVHLAVSADQFRVVYFQGHPEYDINSLLKEYVREAHRWFAGERDDVPPYPEHYISEAAAVVIERWWEKARAAHRSGAPLPNFPEQDVVQLLDNTWGDSGKAFFNNWLGAVYKLTHRDRGRVFDDGVDPEDPLGLLKRGDAP from the coding sequence ATGCCCCTCGTCGCACACTCCTCGCTCCCCTCCTTCGACGACCTGCGCCACGCCGGCCATGAGGTGCTGTCGCTGGACGGTGCGCTCCACCAGGACATCCGCGAGCTGCACATCGGGCTTCTGAACATGATGCCCGACGCCGCGCTCCGCGTCACCGAGCGCCAGTTCCTGCGCATGGTGGGGAACTCCAACAAGATCGTGCAGATGTACGTGCACCTGTTCACGGTCCCGGGCATCGAGCGCAACGCGGAGACGCGCGCGTACATCGACCGGCACTACACCACCTTCGACGCGCTGCGCACCGAGGGGCTGGACGCGCTCATCATCACCGGCGCCAACGTCGCCAACCCGGCGCTCGACGAGGAACCGTTCTGGCAGCCGCTCGAGGACGTCGTCGAGTGGGCATCGGAGCACGTGACGTCTGTCCTCTGCTCCTGCCTTGCCACGCACTCCCTCCTCAAGCACCTCCACGGGATCGACCGCGTCCTGCTGCCGGCCAAGCGCTGGGGGGTGTACGACCACCGCGTGACCAGGCCGGGGCACCCCCTGCTGCGCGACGTCAACACGCGCTTCAACGTCCCGCATTCCCGGAACAACGACATCGACCGTTCGCAGTTCGAGCGGGCCGGACTCACCGTGCTCGCCGAGAGCGCCGATGGCGGCGTGCACCTGGCGGTGAGCGCCGATCAGTTCCGTGTCGTCTACTTCCAGGGGCATCCCGAGTACGACATCAACTCCCTGCTCAAGGAGTACGTCCGCGAGGCGCACCGCTGGTTCGCCGGCGAGCGTGACGACGTTCCCCCGTACCCCGAGCACTACATCTCCGAGGCAGCCGCCGTCGTCATCGAGCGATGGTGGGAAAAGGCGCGCGCGGCACATCGCTCGGGCGCGCCGCTCCCCAACTTCCCGGAGCAGGACGTGGTGCAGCTCCTGGACAACACCTGGGGCGACAGCGGCAAGGCGTTCTTCAACAACTGGCTCGGCGCCGTCTACAAGCTCACCCACCGCGACCGCGGGCGCGTCTTCGACGACGGCGTGGACCCCGAGGATCCGTTGGGACTCCTCAAGCGCGGCGACGCGCCGTGA